In one Cyclopterus lumpus isolate fCycLum1 chromosome 22, fCycLum1.pri, whole genome shotgun sequence genomic region, the following are encoded:
- the LOC117725342 gene encoding brain-enriched guanylate kinase-associated protein, with product MKKIYIGKTALKTHRNGCKHQKRSSFHDHKDDLRKRLSYTTHKLEMVETEFDSTRQYLETELRRAQEELEKFTEKLRRIQSSYAALQRINQDLEDKMHRTSQHHEEEKRALSREIILLNNHLMDSKITINKLREDNDLYRKDCNLAAQLLQCSKSHYRAHKLSELPLDFQERISSHMEKHNRGSGATIAMCHSNYSDAVPTAIIAKVLAKPEPGSSCPVTRSPSPQPQDGDFLTATGSTDHLNRRISYKTSDLYCSDTALYCPERWQDRERKQSVDLHGTGLVQLHAQNSTDSNPDEEAYQSGSFSHHEPPPSFHNQDDFGTGSLPASSSYSSFSLASDEKGGVGGGCGRTASSTLSSSHQGLYMDWRDGGSGDYERKSMSSYDKDSHSFPKSLSIQHMVTPRSPQKGNSAAYTRTASCFSEPYHSSTPRLASSHSMGSTIGLGQARGGAQDSRSDIQVPEDDLSNRWRQLSVEDINTFSSSYRDLTGRVSPYSFSERHFAMGPSSKAKGLLYSSFQEGDDVFHSRVLDQCFAVGTPSPSRSQKPMEHRKQEKTSVLYRAKEDSQDSECSLFLSGSSKEKETGATAASSAKKDYVNLSADSSAESLHQSSLEASSLQHYPSPRPSVRPRPSSSSALSVGPALPKKSSPRYQKFGSTGLTRKDSLTKAQLYGTLLN from the exons atgaaaaagataTACATTGGCAAAACTGCCCTCAAAACACATAGAAATGGTTGCAAACATCAGAAAAGAAG CTCTTTCCACGACCACAAGGACGACCTCCGTAAGCGACTGTCGTACACCACCCACAAACTAGAGATGGTGGAGACAGAGTTTGATTCCACTCGGCAGTACCTCGAGACGGAGCTGCGTCGGGCACAGGAGGAACTGGAGAAATTTACAGAGAAACTACGCAG AATCCAGAGTAGCTATGCAGCTCTTCAGAGGATCAACCAGGATTTGGAGGACAAGATGCACAGGACG TCCCAGCACcatgaagaggaaaagagagccCTCAGCCGGGAAATCATCCTCCTCAACAACCACCTCATGGATTCGAAGATCACAATCAATAAACTCAGAGAGGACAAC GACCTGTACAGAAAAGACTGCAACCTGGCCGCCCAGCTGCTGCAGTGCTCCAAGTCTCACTACAGAGCACACAAGTTGTCTGAG CTGCCGCTGGATTTCCAGGAACGCATCAGTTCCCACATGGAGAAACATAATCGGGGTAGCGGAGCCACCATAGCAATGTGCCACTCCAATTACTCTGATGCTGTGCCCACAGCCATAATTGCCAAGGTCCTGGCAAAGCCTGAACCTGGAAGCAGTTGCCCTGTGACACGCTCACCCAGCCCGCAGCCACAGGATGGAGACTTTCTTACAGCAACAGGAAGCACTGATCACCTGAACCGTCGCATTTCATATAAAACATCTGACCTGTACTGCAGCGATACAGCCCTCTACTGCCCTGAACGATGGCAAGATAGAGAGCGCAAGCAGAGCGTTGACCTCCATGGCACCGGTTTGGTCCAGCTACACGCCCAGAACTCCACTGACAGCAACCCAGATGAAGAGGCCTACCAATCCGGAAGTTTCTCCCACCATGAGCCTCCACCCTCCTTCCACAATCAGGATGACTTTGGCACTGGTAGCCTGCCTGCATCTAGTTCCTACTCCAGCTTCAGCCTTGCATCGGATGAGAAGGGAGGAGTTGGTGGTGGTTGTGGGCGCACTGCCAGCAGCACCTTATCCTCTTCCCACCAGGGTCTCTACATGGACTGGCGAGATGGTGGCAGTGGGGACTATGAGCGTAAAAGTATGTCCTCTTATGACAAAGACAGTCATAGTTTCCCCAAGTCTCTCAGCATCCAGCATATGGTGACCCCCAGGAGCCCGCAGAAGGGAAATTCAGCAGCGTACACAAGGACTGCTTCATGCTTCAGTGAACCATACCATTCCAGCACCCCTCGTCTGGCCTCCTCTCACAGCATGGGATCCACAATTGGACTCGGCCAGGCTCGTGGAGGAGCTCAGGACAGCCGAAGTGACATCCAGGTCCCTGAGGATGACCTAAGCAACCGCTGGAGACAACTGAGTGTAGAAGACATCAACACGTTCTCATCTTCCTATCGTGACCTCACAGGGCGTGTCTCTCCGTACAGTTTTTCTGAGCGCCACTTTGCCATGGGCCCTTCCAGTAAGGCAAAGGGGTTGCTCTACAGTAGCTTCCAAGAAGGAGATGACGTCTTCCACAGCCGTGTGCTGGACCAGTGTTTTGCTGTGGGTACCCCATCACCCAGCCGCAGTCAGAAACCTATGGAGCATCGGAAGCAGGAGAAAACGTCTGTGCTGTATAGAGCCAAGGAGGACAGTCAGGACTCTGAGTGTAGTTTGTTCCTCTCAGGGAGCTCCAAAGAGAAGGAGACTGGTGCCACGGCAGCAAGCAGTGCCAAGAAGGACTACGTAAATCTGAGTGCAGACAGCTCTGCTGAATCCTTACACCAAAGCTCCCTGGAAGCCTCAAGTCTTCAACACTACCCCAGCCCCAGGCCGAGTGTTCGGCCTCGCCCGAGCTCCAGCTCCGCTCTCAGTGTTGGTCCCGCACTCCCAAAGAAGTCCTCTCCAAGATACCAAAAATTTGGCAGCACGGGATTGACGAGGAAGGACAGTTTGACCAAGGCACAGCTCTACGGTACACTGCTGAACtga